TCGATGCCGCGGCCCCTGAATTTTCTGAGTTTTCGATGCTCCATCCTGCGAAATCGTTGAACCTTTGCAAGAGTCGCGGCCGCGTGCCACGATTCTATCAGTGGCGCCGAAGAACAGTTCAATGCGCGCGGGAATGAAAATGGTCCTCACAGGCCTCGCGATGGCGCTCGTCGTGGCGGCTGGACCCGCGATCGCGCGCGCTGACGAGGCCAGCGCGGCCAAGGCCCGCTCGCTGGTCGAAGCGGCGATCAATATGACGGACAGTCAGCAGGCGGTAAAGCTGCTATGGCAGGCGAGCAATATCGACCCGACGCTGGAAGACCCGTATGTTTATCTCGGCCTGTACTACAACTCGCGATCGCAGTTCGACCAGGTCGTTTCGGTTTACAAAAAGCTAATCAAGTATCAGCCCAACTCGGTCAGCGCCTATCTCAACATCGGCGAGGCGTACATGTCGTTCACGCCCCCCAAGGCTGCCGACGCGCTGCCCTACTATCAGAAAGCTTACCAGCTCGATCAGGGCTCCGCATTCGCGGCGCTCAGGCTGGGTGAGGTTTACGCGCAGATGGGTAATCGCGAGCAGGCCGCGCACTACCTCAACCAGGCGGTGGCCAACGGCTCGAAGAATCCCGCGGTCGCAGCCGAGGCGCGCAAGATCCTGGGTGACATGGGCGCGATGTGAATTTCGCCTGGCGCACTTACCGCGCGGAGAGGCGAACCCGCAGCTGACCGACCCGGCCGGAAACCCAGACGAAGTCTAGGGAGGGGGGGCGCCCTCGTGAGCGCCACCGTCGCCATGCATCCCCGGTCCGCCGTCGTGCTCGTGCTCCGGGGGCGGCCTGAACTCGTGATCGAATTTCTCCTGCTGCTCGGGCGTCAACAGAGCGCGCACGCGGGCGCGCGCCTGCATGATCGTTTCACGGCGCTCATGCTCGAAGTCTTCGCGCAGCTTCATCATCTTCGAGCGCGTCTCATTCACGATCGCGAGGATTTGATCGCGCTCTGCAGGCGTCAGATTCAGCTCACGCTGCATCCGCTCCATGAATGATCCGTGGGGCACGCCGAGCCATCTATGGCGGTAGGCCAGGCTGCTCCCAGCGAACCCGATCACGAGGCCCGCCACTCCCACCACTAGCGGAAGCCAGCCTCTTCCCTTATCCGGCAATGTCGTAGCTCACGGGCGATATCGGGGCCATCTGCTGCCCGAGGAAATCCGTGTCCGACTGCGCAGCGGTCTCGGAAATCGAACCGGACGGCGCCATAAGGTCGTCGAACGACTGCGACGGCGTGGCCAGCGAGAAGTAAAGGAGCAGCGCCGCCGCCGCCATCGCCGAGAATCCCGCCGCGGCGTCGCGCAACCTGTGCGACGGGCGGCGATCCGCGAACCGGTGGACCGACGCCCGGCGCAGAATCTCAGCCGCGCGATCGGCGTCCGCTCTCCGTGTTCCCTCGATATTGCCGGGCAACTCGAGGCGGGAAAAATCGAGTCCGCTGCCCGTGGGCGTCGCGCCGCGCGCGGACTCTGCCGTCGCGCCGCTCCCTGCGTGGAGGATCGGCGCCGTCAATGCAAACGCGCGAAATGCGCGATCGCACTTCGGGCATCCCTTGAGATGCGCAAGCAGGTCCCCGCGACGCTCATCGCCGAGCGTGCCCTGCCAGAAACCTACAAAATCCTGACGTGCCTCGAAGCAGTTCATTGTTAGCTCTCCGCCTTGCGCGGCCGCACCAAACGCGCCGCCTGACGGCGCAACGCCTGCCGCGCTCGAAAGGCGCGTATTTTAACCTTGGCTTCGCTCCAGCCGACGATGTCAGCGATTTCGCTTACGCTCATATCCTCGCTGTTCTGCAGGGTCAGCACGAGCCTGTCCTCCGGCTTAAGCGTCGCCAACAGCTTGTCCGCGAGCGTCTTCGCTTCCTGCCGCTCCTGCGCCGCCTCCACGAGCTCTTCGGGCGTGGCCGTATTCACCAGCCCCAGCCAGGTCGACTCAGCCGCGCTGAAGTCAGCTACCAGCTCTTCGGGACGGCGGCGGCGCCGGCGCAATTCGTCATAGCACAGGTTGGTAGCGATCGCGCGCAACCATGCACCGAATGGAATTTCGGCCCGATAACCCTTCAATCCGCCGTAGGCGTGGATAAAGGTTTCCTGAGCCAGGTCTCGCACCTGTTCGGCGTCGGAAAAAAAACGCTGGCAGATGCGTTCGACGCGCGAGCGATGACGGGTGGCGAGCTCCGCAAACGCGGCCGAGTCGCCGTCCAGCGCACCCGCTACCAGGTCCTGGTCCGATGGCTCTGACACGCTACGCGCGAATCGCTTGAATGCAAGGACGCCACGCATACCTGATAAAGAGTACGACGGCTCCGGTCCATGGTTACACGAAAAATCGGCCGTTTCGGGCCTAATTAGCCTTCATCGAGGGTCCGGGACGGTCGAGCCCGGCGCGATCCAGATCCTCGGGCGTATCGAGGTCGGTCAGCACGCCGGGGTCGTCAACGTCGACGTAAGCCACCCGAGCCGGGTCAGCCGCCACCACCACTCTTGCTCCCTGTTCGTCGGGCGCGGCCGCAAGCTCGCCGAACAACTCGCGCGCGAAGACCACAGGATGGCCGCGGCGGCCCTGGTGGCGTGCGATCGCTATCGGCTTGCCTAGACGCCGATAGCCCTCGATAACCGCAGCGAAGGTTGCCGCATTGACCATCGGATGGTCCGCCAGGTGGATGAGCGCGCCGGATGCTCGCGGTCCAACGTGAGGCAGCGCCGCCTTGATCGAGGAAAGCTGCCCGCGAAGATAGCCGGGATTGTCCACCACGAGGATTCCTGGATCGGCGGGAATCGCCTCGCGCACCGCGGAGCCGTGCGCGCCGACCACTACAATGAGCCGCGCGACGTTCGGAAGTATCGCGGCAATAAGCACCTCGACAAAGGTGCGCGAACCCAGCCTGAGCAGCGGCTTGGGAAAGCCCATCCGGCGCGATTCGCCAGCGGCGAGCAGGATCGCCTCAACCGGCGCGCCCAAGTCGGGCGGCGAACCGCCTACCGTTTCATGCCCCGCCGCCACAAGATCGCTCCACGCTCGCGCGCGCAGGCCTAGCGCCGTAGCTGCCCGAGCTTGACTCCGAGGTTGAACGCGTCGCGCGCCCTCGTACGCCGCTCACGGATAATCTCGCCGATAATCGAAACCGCGATTTCCGCAGGGGTCTCGGCGCCGAGATCGACGCCGAGCGGGGCGTGAACCTCATTCAGCTCCGCGGCGGGAATGCCATCCGCGGCAATGCGCTCGAGCGTTGCGCGTACGCGGCGGCGCGAGCCAATCATCCCGATGAACGCGCCGTTGCGCTTCTTGAGCGCCGTGCGCACGACCTCTTCGTCAAAGGCGTGTCCGCGCGTGACCGAGAGCACGTAGCAATGGCGGTCGAGGTTCAGGGCCTCGATCGCGGCAGCGAACGGGCGCACCACAATCTGGTCGGCGATCGGAAAGCGCTCGCGGTTGGCAAACGCAGCGCGATCGTCGATCACCGTGACATGAAAGCCCAGTATCGAGCCGAGTTGGGCGAGCGGCTGCGCGATATGGCCGGCGCCCACAATGATCAGCCGCTGCGCACCCGTGATGGGATCGAGAAAGACCCGCGGCGTGCCGCTCGGCTCGATCCGCGCCACCGGCCGCACCGCACCGTCCACCCCGATCTCGAGCAGCGCCGCCACCGCATCCGCAGTGCGGTCTCCGAGCTGCTGCGCCGCGGCCTCGCTCAGCCCCGCAAAGCCCTTAAGCGGCGCCGAGCGGCGCGAGACATCGACCACCGTGCGCTCGCCGACCTTGGCCGCCGGCGCAGCGCCGTTGGGCACCCCCTGGTCAACCACGGTCAGAAGCGCGGCGGGCAGGTTATGGTCGGCGGCGTCGGCCAGGCGGCGCGCGATTTCGAGATCGGAGCGCGGCCGCCAAAGGTCGATGAACACGTCCATTATCCCGCCGCAGGTACCGATCTGCTCCTGTTCAAAATCGCCTGTCAGGTCGACTTCGGCCAGCCGAGCTTCGCCTCCATCTTCAAGTAACACTCGAGCTTTTCGGAAAACCTCGGCCTCGCCGCAGCCGCCGCCGATCGTGCCAAACTGGCCGTCGTTGCGCACGATCATCTTGGCTCCGACCTCGCGCGGCGTCGAACCCCGCACGTTAACAACCGTAGCCAGCGCGAACGGCTTGTCGCGCTCCAGCGTGCGCACCGCTTCGGCCCAAATCTCCTCCGGTCCGGCCATCCTCTACCCTGCCTTCGACGCTGCTCGGCCGTGACGCTTCTTAGGCCAAGCCCGAGCATCAATCGTCTTCAAGAATCCTATTGTGGATCGAAAGCCGCCGCTGTTTCTACGGGCGCAGATGACCGCCTGACCGCTCGCAAACGACGGCTCTAAACCGTCGGCCCGGACGCCATCCGATCAGTGCGAGGCTTACGTGACCTCGTTTCGCGGCCGACGCGATCGATGCCGTAGCGCTCGAGCATCCGGTAAAGCGTCGAACGCGAGATACCGAGCACGATTGCACTGCGGCGGCGATTGCCCCTGGTCTCGCGCAGCACGCGAATCAGGGTCTGCTTGATGTCTCATCAAGTGTGAGCGACGTGGATTGTCCGGGCTCCGATCCGTGCTGTGCGGCTTTGAGGCACCTGTCCGGATCGTCTGACCGATCTCGATACGGCGCTAGCTCCTCCGACCGAGCGTCGGAGACCGAAACTGCTTCGCTTGAAGATGCGCCGGCATGATCGACTTGGGTTTCCTGCTCGACAAGGCTCGATTCGCCGGAATCGCCGATGACGTTGCGCGAATCCATGCCCTTCAAGAAGCAAGAGGCGCGCCACCTCTAGCGGTATTATGAGAGCGAAACGCTAATTACTCTTCCAGCACGTCGACCAGGACCTGCGCGGCGTGATCGCGCGGATCGACCTTGTCGTAAACACGCTCGATGCGCCCGTCAACGCCAATAAGGAAGCTGATGCGCTCGGGATATCGCGCCTTGAGACTCTCGCAGGCGCCGAAGGCCAGAGCGACCTCGTGCGTGGTATCGCTCAGCAGCCGGAACCCAAAGTTGTGTTTGCGTGCGAAAGCGGCATTGTCCGCTACGGTGTCGAAACCGATGCCGACGATCTCGATCGCGCTCTGGTCGAAATATTCCCGATGGTCGCGCAGGCCGAGCCCTTCAAGACTGCATCCAGGCGTATCGGCCTCGGGAAAAAACCAAAGAAAGACTCTGCGCCCGCGCACGCTCGCGAGCGCGAACGGCGCGCCGTCCTGATCGGGCAAGGTAAATTCCGGCGCGGGATCACCAGCCTTCAGCATCGTCGCTCTCCTGCGGCTGTTCTCTGCGCTTTCATCGCATCGACCAGACCGCGCACGTCTAATTAAGCGCCGCGCGCAAACGGGCAAGGGATGCCTGGCATGTCGGCTCGCCCGGCTGTAGCCGCAGTGCGTGCTCGAACTCGCGAATGGCCTGCTGGAGCATCCCCTTGGTCGCGTAGAGGCGCCCGAGGTTCATGTAGGGGAAATGACGCGGCTCATAGCGCGGCGCGTGCTTGGCTTTTTCCAGCCACGGCACCGCCTCGTCGAAGTCACCCTTGGCGATCAGATAGGCGCCGATGTCGTTATAGGGATTGCCAAAGTCCGGATCGACTTCGATCGCCTTCTTGCACTCGCCGATCGCATCGTCGACCCGGCCGAAATAGTTGTAGGCCCATCCGCGAAACGTGTACGCCTCGGCGGTCGGACAGACATCGATCGATTTCGTGTAGAGAAGGATCGCGCCGTCGAAGTCGCCATGCATGTGACGCTCGACGCCCTTGTTCCACAATTCGAGCGCGCGCACCTTGAGAACGGAATCTTCCATGGGCTTCGCCGGGATCGCTTCGCTAATGATTTGGTTATTGGCGCATCGCCCAGGCGTCAAGAGCATCCACCGAGGCTCGCAGCATCGATGCGACCTCTCTCAGCGGATGCGCGCGTAGGCAACCGTATCGCCCACGCCGCCCGAGATCGAAAGGCTTCCGCTTGCGGGTGTACATCTGAGCGGATTGGCCGCGGTAGTGTCCGTACACATCACGATATTGTCGGCGCCGGTGAAGCAAGCGTCGCTGACCAGAGCGGCCCCATCGGTGAGAACCGCTTTCCCGGTGCAGGGGGCTCCCGACGTCATCGAAAAGCTGCCCAACGGCCCCCACGAACTCATCGTCGTTGGCGGTACCGGGGGTTGCGGCGCGACCTGGAGACATCCCGCCGCGGTCAATCCGGCGGCCGCCGCCACTGCGAAGAGCGCGAACTGCTTGACCAGCG
This genomic interval from Candidatus Binataceae bacterium contains the following:
- a CDS encoding nucleotidyltransferase family protein, producing MAAGHETVGGSPPDLGAPVEAILLAAGESRRMGFPKPLLRLGSRTFVEVLIAAILPNVARLIVVVGAHGSAVREAIPADPGILVVDNPGYLRGQLSSIKAALPHVGPRASGALIHLADHPMVNAATFAAVIEGYRRLGKPIAIARHQGRRGHPVVFARELFGELAAAPDEQGARVVVAADPARVAYVDVDDPGVLTDLDTPEDLDRAGLDRPGPSMKAN
- a CDS encoding peroxiredoxin, which codes for MLKAGDPAPEFTLPDQDGAPFALASVRGRRVFLWFFPEADTPGCSLEGLGLRDHREYFDQSAIEIVGIGFDTVADNAAFARKHNFGFRLLSDTTHEVALAFGACESLKARYPERISFLIGVDGRIERVYDKVDPRDHAAQVLVDVLEE
- a CDS encoding XdhC family protein, coding for MAGPEEIWAEAVRTLERDKPFALATVVNVRGSTPREVGAKMIVRNDGQFGTIGGGCGEAEVFRKARVLLEDGGEARLAEVDLTGDFEQEQIGTCGGIMDVFIDLWRPRSDLEIARRLADAADHNLPAALLTVVDQGVPNGAAPAAKVGERTVVDVSRRSAPLKGFAGLSEAAAQQLGDRTADAVAALLEIGVDGAVRPVARIEPSGTPRVFLDPITGAQRLIIVGAGHIAQPLAQLGSILGFHVTVIDDRAAFANRERFPIADQIVVRPFAAAIEALNLDRHCYVLSVTRGHAFDEEVVRTALKKRNGAFIGMIGSRRRVRATLERIAADGIPAAELNEVHAPLGVDLGAETPAEIAVSIIGEIIRERRTRARDAFNLGVKLGQLRR
- a CDS encoding tetratricopeptide repeat protein encodes the protein MEDSVLKVRALELWNKGVERHMHGDFDGAILLYTKSIDVCPTAEAYTFRGWAYNYFGRVDDAIGECKKAIEVDPDFGNPYNDIGAYLIAKGDFDEAVPWLEKAKHAPRYEPRHFPYMNLGRLYATKGMLQQAIREFEHALRLQPGEPTCQASLARLRAALN
- a CDS encoding sigma-70 family RNA polymerase sigma factor codes for the protein MSEPSDQDLVAGALDGDSAAFAELATRHRSRVERICQRFFSDAEQVRDLAQETFIHAYGGLKGYRAEIPFGAWLRAIATNLCYDELRRRRRRPEELVADFSAAESTWLGLVNTATPEELVEAAQERQEAKTLADKLLATLKPEDRLVLTLQNSEDMSVSEIADIVGWSEAKVKIRAFRARQALRRQAARLVRPRKAES
- a CDS encoding tetratricopeptide repeat protein codes for the protein MRAGMKMVLTGLAMALVVAAGPAIARADEASAAKARSLVEAAINMTDSQQAVKLLWQASNIDPTLEDPYVYLGLYYNSRSQFDQVVSVYKKLIKYQPNSVSAYLNIGEAYMSFTPPKAADALPYYQKAYQLDQGSAFAALRLGEVYAQMGNREQAAHYLNQAVANGSKNPAVAAEARKILGDMGAM